The Saccharomyces mikatae IFO 1815 strain IFO1815 genome assembly, chromosome: 13 genome has a segment encoding these proteins:
- the BUB2 gene encoding Bub2p (similar to Saccharomyces cerevisiae BUB2 (YMR055C); ancestral locus Anc_2.620) — MTSIEDLISNPPLLLDSSLSQLRYLILSEGLPISEDKQQQRTRCYVWTVLSQTSMEASTQRYLALLKLGPPSTTIYQKIKNDTSRTFQTDPNFRNRVSEDALIRCLSCFAWQTQQRRQKPQFSRIPVSTYVQGMNILLAPLLYSCPSEPMAYQLFTKLCYEIIPTYLTKNLNGAQNGAKLLNISLRIIDPKLSKFLSDNLLTAEIYGMPSILTLSSCNKPLDQVIKLWDFMFAYGFHMNILFVVAFLVKIRSKVFKSDSPVNLLRQFPDFDADEIIRLGVGFIAKIPAQIYDLLVDHLTDPDIYIP, encoded by the coding sequence ATGACTTCGATTGAGGATCTTATATCAAACCCTCCGCTTCTACTGGATTCTTCACTGTCTCAACTCCGCTATCTCATACTCAGTGAAGGTCTCCCCATATCTGAAGATAAACAGCAGCAGCGCACGCGATGTTATGTGTGGACGGTACTCTCTCAAACCTCTATGGAGGCATCCACGCAACGGTACCTTGCGCTCTTGAAACTGGGTCCACCCTCAACTACCatttaccaaaaaatcaagaacgACACTTCCAGAACTTTCCAAACAGATCCGAACTTCAGAAATAGGGTCTCGGAAGATGCTCTCATCCGGTGTTTGTCATGCTTTGCCTGGCAAACACAGCAAAGAAGGCAGAAGCCTCAATTTAGTCGCATCCCTGTGAGCACTTATGTGCAGGGCATGAATATTTTGCTAGCTCCTTTACTCTATTCATGCCCTTCCGAACCAATGGCATACCAACTTTTTACTAAACTTTGTTATGAAATAATACCGACATACTTGACTAAGAACCTGAACGGTGCTCAGAACGGCGCTAAACTACTCAATATTTCGTTAAGAATCATCGATCCAAAGCTAAGCAAATTCCTATCAGACAATTTACTTACAGCGGAGATTTACGGCATGCCTTCCATACTAACATTATCCAGTTGTAATAAACCGCTTGATCAAGTAATCAAACTGTGGGATTTTATGTTTGCATATGGGTTCCATATGAACATCCTCTTTGTGGTGGCCTTCTTAGTTAAGATAAGATCCAAGGTTTTCAAATCGGATTCTCCCGTTAACTTGTTACGACAGTTCCCAGATTTTGATGCTGATGAGATCATTCGGCTAGGGGTTGGATTTATTGCCAAGATCCCGGCTCAAATATACGATTTATTGGTGGACCACTTGACTGATCcagatatatatatacctTAG
- the AAC1 gene encoding ADP/ATP carrier protein AAC1 (similar to Saccharomyces cerevisiae AAC1 (YMR056C); ancestral locus Anc_2.621): MSQTEAQTQKSHFGVDFLMGGVSAAIAKTGAAPIERVKLLMQNQEEMLKQGSLDSRYVGIVDCFKRTATHEGIVSFWRGNTANVLRYFPTQALNFAFKDKIKSVLSYDRARDGYGKWFAGNVFSGGAAGGLSLMFVYSLDYARTRLAADARGSRSASQRQFNGLLDVYKKTLKTDGLLGLYRGFMPSVLGIIVYRGLYFGLYDSFKPVLLTGALEGSFVASFLLGWVITMGASTASYPLDTVRRRMMMTSGQSVKYDGAVDCLKKIVQQEGVYSLFKGCGANIFRGVAAAGVISLYDQLQLIMFGKKFK, translated from the coding sequence ATGTCTCAAACAGAAGCACAGACTCAAAAGTCGCACTTTGGTGTAGACTTTCTCATGGGCGGCGTTTCCGCTGCTATCGCAAAGACGGGTGCCGCCCCCATCGAACGGGTGAAGCTGTTGATGCAGAACCAGGAAGAGATGCTCAAGCAGGGCTCACTAGATTCACGGTATGTGGGAATTGTAGACTGCTTCAAGAGGACCGCAACACACGAAGGTATTGTATCGTTTTGGAGGGGTAATACAGCTAATGTTCTTCGGTATTTCCCCACGCAGGCGTTGAATTTTGCTTTCAAAGACAAAATCAAGTCGGTGTTGAGTTATGACAGGGCACGAGATGGGTACGGCAAGTGGTTTGCTGGAAATGTATTTTCTGGTGGAGCGGCCGGTGGTCTGTCGCTAATGTTTGTGTATTCGTTGGACTATGCAAGGACACGGCTTGCGGCGGATGCTAGAGGGTCGAGGTCGGCGTCACAAAGACAGTTTAACGGGCTATTAGACGTGTATAAGAAGACACTGAAAACTGACGGTTTGTTGGGGCTTTACCGTGGGTTTATGCCCTCAGTATTGGGCATTATCGTGTACAGGGGTTTGTACTTTGGTTTGTACGATTCTTTCAAGCCTGTGCTATTGACTGGTGCCCTGGAAGGATCATTTGTTGCCTCTTTCTTATTGGGTTGGGTCATTACGATGGGAGCCTCTACTGCGTCGTATCCTTTGGATACTGTGAGAAGaaggatgatgatgacttCTGGCCAGAGTGTTAAGTACGACGGCGCTGTAGACTGCTTGAAAAAGATTGTGCAGCAAGAGGGTGTGTATTCCTTGTTCAAGGGCTGTGGTGCTAACATATTTAGAGGGGTAGCCGCTGCTGGTGTCATCTCATTGTATGACCAGTTGCAACTGATAATGTTTGGTAAAAAATTTAAGTGa
- the FET3 gene encoding ferroxidase FET3 (similar to Saccharomyces cerevisiae FET3 (YMR058W); ancestral locus Anc_2.622), producing MTNALLSVVVLLLSTLSLAQAKTHTFNWTTGWDYRNVDGLKSRPVITCNDQFPWPDITVNKGDRVQVYLTNGMNNTNTSMHFHGLFQNGTASMDGVPFLTQCPIAPGSTMLYNFTVDDNVGTYWYHSHTDGQYEDGMKGLFIIKDDNFPYDYDEELSLSLSEWYHDLVTDLTKSFMSVYNPTGAEPIPQNLIVNNTMNLTWEVQPDTTYLLRIVNVGGFVSQYFWIEDHEMTVVEIDGITTEKNVTDMLYITVAQRYTVLVHTKNETDKNFAIMQKFDETMLDVIPGDLQLNATSYMVYNKSASLPTQNYVDSLDDFLDDFYLQPYEKQAIYGEPDHVITVDVVMDNLKNGVNYAFFNNITYTTPKVPTLMTVLSSGDQANNSEIYGTNTHTFILEKNEIVEIVLNNQDTGTHPFHLHGHAFQTIQRDRTYDDALGEVPHSYDPDNHPAFPEYPMRRDTLYVRPQSNFVIRFKADNPGVWFFHCHIEWHLLQGLGLVLVEDPFGIQDAHSQQISENHLEVCKSCSVATEGNAAANAVDFTDLTGENVQHGLIPSGFTKKGIIAMTFSCFAGILGIITIAIYGMMDMEDATEKVIRDLHVDPEVLIKDIDENEERQVNDDRHSTEKHHFLTKAKSFF from the coding sequence ATGACTAACGCTTTACTCTCTGTAGTCGTTTTGCTTTTATCAACGCTCTCGCTGGCGCAAGCGAAGACGCACACATTTAACTGGACCACTGGATGGGACTACAGAAACGTTGATGGGCTTAAGAGTCGTCCTGTTATCACTTGTAATGACCAATTTCCATGGCCGGATATCACGGTCAACAAGGGTGACCGCGTGCAGGTCTACTTGACTAACGGAATGAACAATACAAATACTTCTATGCATTTCCACGGTCTATTCCAAAACGGGACGGCCTCGATGGACGGTGTACCTTTCTTGACACAATGTCCTATCGCGCCAGGCAGTACTATGCTTTACAATTTCACCGTGGACGACAATGTCGGTACGTACTGGTACCACTCACACACGGATGGTCAATATGAAGACGGGATGAAGggtcttttcattatcaaagaCGACAACTTCCCCTACGATTATGATGAGGAACTTTCTTTGTCTCTTAGTGAGTGGTACCATGACTTAGTTACGGACTTGACAAAATCGTTCATGAGCGTTTACAATCCTACGGGTGCTGAACCCATCCCACAGAACTTGATTGTTAACAATACGATGAACCTGACATGGGAAGTCCAGCCGGATACCACGTACCTATTAAGGATTGTTAATGTTGGTGGGTTTGTGTCTCAGTACTTTTGGATCGAAGACCATGAAATGACGGTGGTCGAGATCGACGGTATTACGACTGAAAAGAACGTTACAGACATGCTTTACATTACTGTCGCTCAAAGATACACGGTGCTAGTTCACACAAAAAACGAAACCGATAAGAATTTCGCCATCATGCAGAAATTCGATGAAACCATGTTGGATGTCATTCCAGGTGATTTGCAATTGAATGCGACTTCGTACATGGTCTACAATAAGTCCGCTTCTCTACCCACGCAAAATTACGTGGATTCATTAGATGATTTCTTGGACGATTTCTATCTGCAACCATACGAGAAGCAAGCCATCTATGGAGAGCCAGATCATGTGATTACCGTTGACGTTGTCATGGATAACTTGAAAAACGGTGTGAATTACgctttcttcaacaacatTACCTATACTACACCAAAAGTCCCCACCTTAATGACCGTTTTGTCTTCAGGCGATCAAGCGAACAACTCAGAAATTTATGGTACAAATACACACACCTTTATCttggaaaagaatgaaatcGTCGAGATTGTTCTAAATAACCAGGACACAGGTACCCATCCTTTCCATTTACACGGTCACGCTTTCCAAACCATTCAGAGAGATCGTACATATGACGATGCCTTGGGTGAAGTTCCCCATAGTTACGATCCGGATAATCACCCCGCCTTCCCCGAATACCCAATGAGAAGAGATACTTTGTACGTCAGACCACAATCCAACTTTGTTATCAGGTTCAAAGCCGATAATCCTGGAGTCTGGTTCTTCCATTGTCATATCGAATGGCATTTGTTGCAAGGGTTGGGTCTTGTCCTCGTGGAAGATCCTTTTGGTATCCAAGATGCTCATTCCCAACAAATCAGCGAAAACCATTTGGAAGTTTGCAAAAGTTGCTCTGTTGCTACTGAAGGTAATGCTGCTGCCAATGCGGTAGATTTTACCGACCTAACTGGTGAAAACGTTCAACATGGTTTGATTCCTTCTGGTTTTACTAAAAAGGGTATTATTGCCATGACATTCTCTTGTTTTGCTGGTATTCTTGGTATTATCACCATTGCGATTTACGGTATGATGGATATGGAAGATGCGACCGAAAAGGTTATTCGAGACTTGCACGTGGACCCTGAAGTCTTGATAAAAGACATTGATGAGAATGAAGAACGTCAAGTAAACGACGATCGTCATTCAACTGAAAAACATCACTTTTTAACTAAAGCTAAGAGTTTCTTCTAA